A region of Lycium barbarum isolate Lr01 chromosome 3, ASM1917538v2, whole genome shotgun sequence DNA encodes the following proteins:
- the LOC132630589 gene encoding uncharacterized protein LOC132630589 encodes MEKDLDDCEFWLPPQFLTDDDLLMDFKTPKDGNKLFGGDFTYGFNPFGPHSDLSSPVGSVVGSTETESDEDNDYITGLTRKMANYTMQNTKGLSLSGSPQSTLCGCKNGSSRGSPNGPSQVSSPTGMTRPEVNMDLLYAAAGEVARIRMMEDYNNKGGPGIWAAPPRKTTSPVPVGPKKHNPNLGSFSTNQQQQLSYQQLQVAQFQRLKQQQQMMMKQGVLGNGKGGFRQFPLNQNHQQMARNGGTLNLPNSAWPTLQQSQQQPNPGSGTRAVFLGNTGPKRECAGTGVFLPRRVGTQPENRKKPGCPVILPDRVVQALNLNLEAMDAASARPQSQVRTSCHNGDVGFTPATDGGLKYRNNMAVAVQQRRNQRSPPVAAMPQELQLPQEWTY; translated from the exons ATGGAGAAAGATTTGGATGATTGTGAGTTTTGGCTTCCCCCACAGTTCCTTACTGATGATGACCTTTTAATGGATTTTAAGACCCCCAAAGATGGGAATAAGTTGTTTGGAGGTGATTTTACTTATGGGTTTAACCCGTTTGGTCCTCACTCGGATCTGAGTTCGCCTGTTGGGTCTGTAGTCGGGTCAACTGAAACTGAAAGTGATGAAGATAATGATTATATCACTGGGTTAACCCGAAAAATGGCTAACTACACTATGCAAAACACCAAG gGTTTGAGTTTGTCAGGTTCGCCACAATCAACTTTATGTGGTTGCAAGAACGGGTCGAGTCGTGGAAGCCCAAACGGCCCATCACAGGTTTCATCTCCAACGGGTATGACCCGACCCGAGGTGAATATGGATCTGCTATATGCTGCCGCTGGTGAAGTTGCAAGGATTAGAATGATGGAGGATTACAACAACAAAGGTGGGCCTGGAATATGGGCTGCTCCACCAAGGAAGACAACAAGTCCAGTACCTGTTGGCCCAAAAAAGCACAACCCGAATCTTGGTTCGTTTAGCACTAATCAGCAACAACAGCTCTCTTACCAGCAATTGCAGGTTGCTCAA TTTCAGCGTTTGAAGCAACAACAACAAATGATGATGAAGCAAGGTGTGTTGGGTAATGGAAAAGGTGGATTTAGGCAGTTTCCATTGAACCAAAATCACCAGCAAATGGCTAGAAATGGGGGGACTTTGAACTTGCCAAATTCTGCTTGGCCAACTTTGCAACAATCTCAGCAACAACCTAATCCTGGTTCAGGCACGCGTGCTGTTTTCCTCGGAAATACTGGTCCTAAAAGAGAATGTGCTGGAACTGGTGTCTTTTTGCCTAGACGAGTTGGAACACAACCCGAAAACCGAAAGAAACCAG GTTGTCCAGTTATATTGCCAGACAGGGTGGTCCAAGCTCTCAATTTGAATTTGGAAGCCATGGATGCTGCTAGTGCTAGGCCACAATCTCAGGTTCGAACCAGTTGTCATAATGGGGATGTCGGTTTCACTCCAGCTactg atGGTGGATTGAAATACCGGAACAACATGGCTGTGGCTGTTCAACAGAGAAGAAATCAGAGATCACCGCCAGTGGCGGCAATGCCACAAGAACTCCAACTTCCTCAGGAGTGGACTTACTGA